From the genome of Vicia villosa cultivar HV-30 ecotype Madison, WI linkage group LG2, Vvil1.0, whole genome shotgun sequence, one region includes:
- the LOC131651015 gene encoding uncharacterized protein LOC131651015, with protein MARPLAKICDINDSKELWKVAVRVHHKWTVVSNKREHFEMIFVDVSGGDIHVVVPAPHVSLFSEKMVLDHSYTVSNFKVQANVAAFRPSSHKFMLKFTAGTTVTDDNNAEIPQKPLVFTKFTDIINGNFNKDVLIDVIGIMESIGYSQTTSGGRKQQINMMLRDGGENTINCTLWESYAEQFMKFKQERGDDSGPIFVMIQYAKVKEQG; from the exons ATGGCAAGACCATTAGCAAAAATATGTGACATCAATGACAGCAAAGAACTTTGGAAAGTTGCTGTTCGTGTGCACCACAAATGGACAGTTGTTTCGAACAAGAGGgagcattttgagatgatttttgTTGATGTATCG GGTGGTGACATACATGTTGTTGTTCCTGCACCGCATGTAtctcttttttctgaaaaaatggtCTTGGATCATAGTTACACTGTTTCCAATTTTAAGGTTCAGGCTAATGTTGCGGCTTTCAGACCTTCGTCTCATAAGTTTATGTTGAAGTTTACTGCTGGCACTACGGTTACGGATGATAACAACGCTGAAATACCTCAAAAGCCGTTGGTGTTTACTAAATTTACTGATATAATAAACGGCAACTTTAACAAGGATGTGCTAATAG ATGTCATTGGTATCATGGAAAGTATTGGGTATTCACAGACCACATCAGGTGGCCGGAAGCAGCAGATTAACATGATGCTGCGTGACGGGGG TGAGAATACTATCAATTGCACGCTTTGGGAATCCTATGCTGAACAATTCATGAAGTTCAAGCAGGAGCGCGGAGATGATTCGGGTCCTATTTTTGTCATGATTCAATATGCTAAAGTCAAGGAACAGGGTTAG
- the LOC131651016 gene encoding uncharacterized protein LOC131651016, whose amino-acid sequence MLVASPYGWYYRGCHACSCIARGDRASFECEAEHFTEAEIFRYKIEIEVTHVGNSCNFLFWDRECELLLGLSASQLRHTMIKAGIHDPLEFPLALDQMLDCKMAFKVKWQPRWKNASVVMLLKNDPFVKELADQFDTDEMKQPAVEAMTTVRSEPNFVVDLDVSSTHSTDPVTPTGKRHFPGASSESTTSDATCDGELSSNKLKKIIKIEKID is encoded by the exons ATGCTGGTTGCCTCTCCGTATGGCTGGTATTATCGTGGTTGTCATGCTTGCTCATGTATTGCGCGTGGTGACAGAGCTTCGTTTGAGTGTGAGGCTGAACATTTCACTGAGGCAGAGATTTTTAG GTATAAGATTGAGATTGAGGTTACTCATGTCGGGAATAGCTGTAACTTTCTATTTTGGGACCGAGAGTGTGAGTTACTTTTGGGATTGTCTGCTTCTCAGCTGCGTCATACAATGATTAAG GCTGGCATTCATGATCCCTTGGAATTCCCACTGGCATTGGATCAGATGTTGGATTGCAAGATGGCTTTCAAAGTTAAGTGGCAACCACGTTGGAAGAATGCCTCTGTCGTTATGCTATTGAAGAATGACCCTTTTGTGAAAGAGCTTGCTGATCAGTTTGACACAGATGAA ATGAAACAACCTGCTGTCGAAGCAATGACCACTGTTCGATCCGAACCTAATTTTGTCGTC GATCTTGATGTGAGTTCAACGCACAGCACAGATCCAGTTACTCCTACTGGAAAAAGACACTTTCCAGGCGCATCAAGCGAGTCAACAACCTCGGATGCCACGTGCGATGGAGAACTTTCATCAAACAAgttaaagaaaattataaaaatagagaAGATAGATTAG
- the LOC131651017 gene encoding uncharacterized protein LOC131651017, with amino-acid sequence MLETNEQTSHTNSSIARQSRRLRMKEKRDAQCTESDHSRNLVDKTDVSDARKKRKLILQNKKSSCGHPTSAPSPSIVSPVSIPNVEDRAHSIDARKKRRLILENRKFSVIQPETQYSQVPLSNSEDECSSSNTSDSEDDMEQALLADSNLQEYSDIGDQIWECTYCHAHMWLQERASKTKKGHVPTFHRCCCGGKIVVPLLEEATPLLRHLLFNKTSTESKNYRNNIRTYNSMFSFTSPGMKFDTTYSKKGGPPTLRLHGQTCHRIGTLLPENGDRPQYAQLYIYDTDNEVTNRMKCFRDNTEIDENTVHNLKIMLDEFNIHAKVFRMERDVLEDNAFLDLKLRVICDRPEDGRVYNIPTVSEVAALIVGDIDSACNRDIIIQARNGGLQRIDEFHPAYLAYQYPLIFAYDGDGYRKNILHRYRHETEVTRQNRQSIKDWLSYRLQDRSEEAKTLLHSRRLFQQFLVDGYCMMESERLNWLRNNQSKLRVGKYNRLTDECNNDDGRQQQKRGKRVVLPSSFVGGKRYMDQLYFDGMAISSKLGFPDLFITFTCNPTWPEIIRALSETGLQPHDRPDIITKVFKIKFDELIADITKKHVLGKVLAFMYTIEFQKRGLPHAHILIFLHPQSKYPTPSDIDNIICAEIPDPAVHPRLYALVKSNMMHGPCGVARTTSTCMKNGKCSKYFPKKFNEETIVDAESYPL; translated from the exons ATGCTAGAAACTAATGAACAAACCAGTCATACTAACTCTTCTATTGCTAGACAAAGTAGAAGACTTAGAATGAAGGAGAAGAGAGATGCCCAATGCACTGAATCAGATCATTCTCGAAACTTGGTAGATAAAACTGATGTAAGTGATGCAAGGAAGAAAAGAAAGCTGATATTGCAAAATAAGAAATCATCATGTGGTCATCCTACCAGTGCCCCATCCCCAAGTATAGTCTCCCCAGTTTCTATTCCAAATGTAGAAGATAGAGCTCATTCAATTGATGCTCGCAAGAAAAGAAGGCTTATATTAGAGAATAGAAAGTTTTCTGTCATACAACCTGAAACACAGTATTCCCAAGTGCCACTGTCTAACTCCGAGGATGAATGCAGCTCATCCAATacttcagactctgaagatgataTGGAACAAGCACTGTTAGCAGATTCAAATTTACAAG AATATTCTGATATAGGGGATCAAATATGGGAATGTACATATTGTCATGCACACATGTGGCTTCAAGAACGTGCCAGTAAAACCAAAAAGGGACATGTTCCCACATTCCATCGCTGTTGTTGCGGTGGTAAAATTGTTGTACCTTTACTTGAAGAGGCAACCCCACTGTTGAGACATCTGCTGTTTAACAAAACATCTACCGAGAGCAAAAATTATCGAAATAATATTCGAACATACAACTCAATGTTTTCGTTTACTTCTCCTGGAATGAAATTTGACACCACATATTCAAAGAAAGGAGGACCACCAACTTTGAGACTGCACGGTCAAACCTGTCATCGAATAGGTACTCTACTACCAGAAAATGGAGACCGTCCGCAATATGCTCAGCTATATATTTATGACACAGATAATGAAGTTACTAATAGAATGAAGTGTTTCAG AGACAATACTGAAATTGACGAGAACACTGTTCATAATTTGAAGATCATGTTAGATGAGTTCAATATTCATGCAAAAGTCTTTAGAATGGAGAGGGATGTCCTGGAAGATAATGCATTCTTAGACTTAAAACTGAGGGTTATATGTGATAGACCTGAGGATGGACGCGTGTATAACATACCAACGGTTTCAGAAGTTGCTGCACTAATTGTGGGAGACATTGATTCTGCTTGTAATAGGGACATTATTATTCAAGCACGCAACGGTGGTTTGCAACGTATTGATGAGTTTCATCCAGCATATTTGGCATATCAATACCCTCTTATATTTGCGTATGATGGAGATGGTTATAGGAAAAATATATTGCATAGATATCGCCATGAAACTGAGGTGACCCGACAAAATCGTCAGAGCATCAAGGACTGGCTTTCATACAGGTTACAAGACCGTAGCGAGGAGGCAAAAACTTTGCTACACTCACGGCGTCTATTTCAACAGTTCTTGGTCGATGGTTATTGTATGATGGAATCTGAAAGGCTGAACTGGTTGCGAAATAATCAATCAAAATTAAGAGTGGGAAAATATAACAGGTTGACAGATGAATGCAATAACGATGATGGCAGACAACAACAAAAGCGGGGAAAACGAGTTGTCTTGCCTTCATCTTTTGTTGGGGGAAAAAGATATATGGATCAACTGTATTTTGACGGAATGGCAATTTCAAGTAAATTGGGTTTTCCAGACCTATTCATTACATTTACTTGCAATCCAACATGGCCAGAAATTATCCGTGCCTTGTCCGAAACTGGGTTACAACCACACGATCGACCCGATATTATTACTAAagtcttcaaaatcaaatttgacGAACTCATTGCAGATATAACAAAAAAGCATGTTCTAGGGAAAGTTTTGGCCT TTATGTACACTATTGAATTTCAGAAGAGGGGATTGCCACACGCACATATTTTGATTTTCTTACATCCTCAGAGCAAATACCCCACACCATCTGACATTGACAACATCATCTGTGCTGAAATACCAGACCCTGCTGTTCATCCGAGGTTGTATGCGTTGGTTAAATCTAACATGATGCACGGCCCATGTGGAGTGGCGCGCACGACATCAACCTGTATGAAAAATGGTAAATGCTCTAAATACTTCCCAAAGAAGTTTAACGAGGAAACTATTGTTGATGCAGAAAGTTATCCCCTCTAA